Below is a window of Flavobacterium sp. CFS9 DNA.
TCATCTTCAGGCTCATCTTTTACAATTCGATTAAATTTTTTCTCATAACCATAATCAACAAAAGACGCTTTTTTATTCATTACATTTTCTCTATAATCCAATTTAGAATTTTCCATAAGCTTTAGTCCCGAAGCAACAAACTCAAAATTCAATCCGAGATGATTTAATATTTTTGTCAACCCCACAACATCATCTTTACCAACAATCTTACACAACACATTACCATACTGAATCAACCCTTCCAACGAATTATTATAGAACGTTTTATCCTTTTCCAAGACGCCCCACAAGGTAATAAATGCAAATTCTTTCCTTTTCCAAATATGAGCATCAATTAATAATTCTTCCTTCTTAGTCATTGTAGTAAAAATTCACCAAGACAAAATTAAAACAGAATCAACCATTTTTTATCAAAACTTCTGATCCAAATCATAACAATTTAAAAATCAGTGGCAACTACTGTGTTATACATAGTACCTATATTTTATTAACCTCATAGGAAACCACTATTTCAAAACCAAGAATTTCAGCAAAATTTCTTAACGAAGTCATTTTAGGATTACGTGTGCCTTTTAGCCATTCCGAAATCCTAGTTTCCGGAACATTAACCTTTGCCGCAAATTGCCGTTGAGAAAGTTCAGATTTCTCTATCAACGAAATTAAAATTTCTGTTTCCATTTGATTATATTTACAGCAAATTTAATTTTAATAATTAAGTTTCCTTTCTACAAAAGGTAAAAACCTCTCAAAAGAGAGGTTTTTTTTATTTATTAGATTAAGCGATAAATCTTCCAATTATTTTATTGGCAGATCCAAAAGAAGAATAAATCACATCTTCTACTAAAAATAACCTGGTGATTTCTTCAGCAAATTCAACTCTAATAACTTCTACTTTTGAGCCTATTTGTGGCACAATGTACATTTGCTGAGTTGATACTGTATTACCGTTTTCAACAAACTGAATTTGAAATGTAAGCTCAGCTTCAATGAATTTAACTAAGAAGCTGTACATTAACCAATTTAGAAATATATTTCTTTTTCTATTATGTGCTTTTTTCATGATGCGTTTTGTTTTTAAAGAGAGGTCTTTTGACCCCTCTCAGTTAATAATGTTAAATTAATTTGAAGTGCTTATTTGAAAATCGGTGCCACTTCTTAACCCCTTTATCGTTCAAAATTTCAAACTGTGTCCATTGGACTCTTAGTACTTCATACTTTTCGTCTTTTGTAAAGTGACTTGCGCCATGTACGTTGACGCATTTTACAAAGTCACCTGGTTGAACATCTTTTAATTCTATGAACGTTTCTTCTGTTCTTCGATCGATAAGTTCTTTAATTTCTATCGATTCTAATCTAATTTGCTCATGGTACTTATGTACAATACCGAGAGCTTTTTCGTACTCTTCTAGTGAAATCATTGTTTTAAATTTAAATTGTTAATAATTGTTTCAATTCTACTCTACAAATATACAACAATTCTTTCAATACTTACACAAAAAGCGTAAGTATTTTTGAATTTTAACATTTATCTAATGCACCAAATATTTTAGCACTATAGATTTGCGAGGTTTAAACAAAAAAAGCAGCACCTTAATAGCACTGCTTTTACATCCTGAACACAAATAAACTATTTCTTCTTTTCAATTTTCATTATTCTCGATTCTCCGCACTCATCAAATACTTTTGAAGTAAATTGTTTCTTTCCCAAAAAACGAGTCTTAAGACCTAAAAAACTCCACTGCTTACGCTCCCAGTAAGCGACAGCATCAGTTTTACTTTTAAACTGACGATCATTTACTACAACCTTTAACTTTTGACCATCAAAAGAAGCAACTCCGGCAACTGTCATACATTTAGTTGTATCAATCCAAACCTGCTCCCTTGGAATACTGTTCTTAATCGCTTCAACCAATCCGGAAACATCACTTTCACGTTTTGTTGTATCACGATATTTTAAGGTTTGAGAAATCAGACTTTCAATTCTGTTAATTTTAATGTTAGCAGCATCCAGCTTTTTCTTTAATTCAGGATCATTATAAGCAATATGATCATCAATTTCTTTAGGCGATAATACCTGGTTAGAGAATCTTAAACTATCTAACTTTCTTAACTGACTGGCATTTTCTGTTTGTCGTTCATTTTCTGCTTTTTGAAAAGTATAATCTTTATAAAACCAAACTGCCACCAAAGCAAACACAAGAATCGCGATTGTTTTTAAATTCTGGGTAAATAATGATAGTTGCATACTAAATGATTACATAATTGTTTTTATCTCTTT
It encodes the following:
- a CDS encoding helix-turn-helix domain-containing protein, with translation METEILISLIEKSELSQRQFAAKVNVPETRISEWLKGTRNPKMTSLRNFAEILGFEIVVSYEVNKI